AAGGTTGCTGGCCAGCTCAACGCGGGCGTGAAGGGCCTGATGAAGAAGAACAAGGTCACGGTCTTCGAAGGTGTCGGCACCGTTACCGCGAAGGGCAAGCTCAGCGTCAAGCAGGGCGACAAGACCGTCGAGCTGGAAGCCAAGAACATCGTCGTCGCGACCGGTGCGCGCGCGCGCGACCTGCCGTTCGCGAAGGCCGATGGCGAGCGGATCTGGACCTATCGCCATGCGATGGTGCCGACCGAGATGCCGACCAAGCTGCTGGTCATTGGCTCCGGCGCGATCGGCGTCGAGTTCGCCAGCTTCTACAACGACATGGGCGCCGACGTCACGATCGTCGAGATGCTGCCGCGGATCCTGCCGGTCGAGGACGAGGAAGTCTCCGCGTTCATGGACAAGGCGCTGACCAAGCAGGGGATCAAGCTGCTCACGCAGACGGGTCTCGAGGGCCTCGCCAAGTCCGCGGACGGCGTCACCGCGAAGATCAAGGCGAAGGACGGCAAGGTCACCGAAGAGACGTTCAGCCACGCGATCATCGCGATCGGCATCGTGCCGAACACCGAGAATATCGGGCTGGAGGCCTTGGGCGTCGAGACCGACCGCGGGCACATCAAGACGGACGGCTATGGCCGCACGAACGTCGAGGGCATCTGGGCGATCGGCGACGTGACGGGCGCACCGTGGCTGGCGCACAAGGCGAGCCACGAGGGCATCATCGCGGTCGAGAAGATCGCCGGCGGGTCCCCGCACCAGATGGACAAGGCCAATATCCCGGGCTGCACCTATTCGCGCCCGCAGGTCGCGAGCGTCGGCATGACCGAGGCGAAGGCCAAAGAAGCCGGGTACGAGCTGAAGGTCGGGAAATTCCCGTTCATCGGCAACGGCAAGGCGATCGCGCTGGGTGAGGCCGAGGGCTTTGTAAAGACCGTGTTCGATGCGAAGACCGGCGAGCTGCTCGGCGCGCACATGGTCGGCGCCGAAGTCACCGAGCTGATCCAGGGCTATGTCGTCGCGCGCCAGCTCGAGACGACCGAGGCCGAGTTGATGGAGACGGTGTTCGCACACCCGACGCTCAGCGAGATGATGCACGAGAGCGTCCTCGCGGCGTACGGCCGGGCGATCCATTACTGATCGATAGCCGTGGAGCGCGATCCTCCCCCGCCAGGGGGAGGTGGCACCGGAGGTGACGGAGTGGGAGGGTAGGAAACGCATGCCGTCGTTACCGCCCCCTCCGTCAAGCTGCGCCTGCCACCTCCCCCTGGCGGGGGAGGATTTATGACAAGGCTCTCTCCTCGCTGGCGATACGGCATCGCCGCCGTGCTGCTGTTCGTCCTGTCGCTCGCAGCGGCGTGGCCGGGAGTGGCGATGTACGACACCGTCGCGCAGTACCGGCAGGTGCTGTCGAGCCGGTACGACGACTGGCACCCCCCGGTCATGGCGCGGTTGTGGGCTATGTTCGCACCGATCGGACCGGGCGCGGCGCCGATGCTGGTGGTGCAGCTTGCGACCTATTGGGCAGGATTGGGGCTGATCGCCGCGGCATTGGGCGAGGTGAGGGCGCGGCGCCGTGCGATCGCCCTCCTCTGCATCGGCGCCTTGCCGCCGTTTCTCGGCTGGCAGATCGTCGTGCTGAAGGATGCGCAGCTCGTGGGCGCGGTGCTGGCCGCGACCGGGCTGGTCGCGTGGTGGCGGTTGCGCGACCGGCGTATCCCGCCGGTCGCGATCGCGGCGATCGTACTGCTGCTCGGCTATGCCCTGCTGGTGCGCGCGAACGCGGTGTTCCTGGTGGTGCCGCTTGCCGTGATGATGATCGCGGTCCGGCCCGTAATGCGGGTGGCCATCGGACTGGTCGCCGTTCTGGCGGTGCTGGTCGTCTCGCCTCTGATCAATCATCGGATGCTCGGCGCGGCGCCGAGCGGGGTCGAACGTACGCAGGCGCTGTACGACCTCGCCGGCATCGCCGCGCGCGTGCCCGACAGGGCGCATATCGGGCTGACCGCAGCCGAAGCGCGGGCGGTGATCGCGCGGCATTGCGCGACGCCGTTCTTCTGGGATCCGCTGGGCGACGACGCGCATTGCGGGGCGGTGATGGCGCGGCTGCGCGCAGAGCCGGTGGGGCGGCTCTACGCCATGCTGGCCGACGCCGTGCTGCATCATCCGATCGCCTATGCGCGGCAGCGGCTGGCGCACTGGAATTCGACCGAGCGCTGGCTGGTGCCGGTACACTGGCCGAACGCGGCACCGCCGGCCGAGCCCGAGCCGAATACGCT
This sequence is a window from Sphingomonas ginsenosidivorax. Protein-coding genes within it:
- the lpdA gene encoding dihydrolipoyl dehydrogenase, coding for MADVFDLVILGSGPGGYVAAIRASQLGLRVAIVERERLGGICLNWGCIPTKALLRTSEIYHYMQNAESYGLKADNVGFDLAKVVDRSRKVAGQLNAGVKGLMKKNKVTVFEGVGTVTAKGKLSVKQGDKTVELEAKNIVVATGARARDLPFAKADGERIWTYRHAMVPTEMPTKLLVIGSGAIGVEFASFYNDMGADVTIVEMLPRILPVEDEEVSAFMDKALTKQGIKLLTQTGLEGLAKSADGVTAKIKAKDGKVTEETFSHAIIAIGIVPNTENIGLEALGVETDRGHIKTDGYGRTNVEGIWAIGDVTGAPWLAHKASHEGIIAVEKIAGGSPHQMDKANIPGCTYSRPQVASVGMTEAKAKEAGYELKVGKFPFIGNGKAIALGEAEGFVKTVFDAKTGELLGAHMVGAEVTELIQGYVVARQLETTEAELMETVFAHPTLSEMMHESVLAAYGRAIHY